From the Romeriopsis navalis LEGE 11480 genome, the window TGCTCTGGGTTTTCCGTCGTGCGCAATAGTTCGATCGACATCAACATATTCGTAATCGGCGATCGCAATTCATGGGAAACGCGGCCAATTAGCTCATCTTTGAGCTGTGCTAACCACTGTAATTCTTGAACTTGGCGCTCGAGATTAGTTTCAATTTGCTTGCGGCTAGTAATATCTTCAATCAACAACACTAAACCCGGCATTGCCTCTAACGAGGTGATCGATGGCTCCAATGCGGCAGCTTCCTGGAGGGGAGAAAAACTCAGCAAAAACCAGCGATCATTCACTAAAACTTTGATGGTATGGGGCCAATCGTCGCCCTCTAGCAATTGCCTGGGGTCGCCCAAGTCATCACACAATTCTGATGGCAATGACGGTTCCGCCCGATCGAACTGCGGCATAATTCTTTGACTTAAGTGCTTCCAGGTCGATCGATCGAACCACAACGGGACCAAACCCGTTGCTAAATCATCACCAATATTCACCTGGAGCCATTGACTGGCAACATCATTACAGAACCAAATTAGGCCCTGCGGATCGATGGCCAAAATTCCCACCGAAAGACTTTGGGCAATTGCTTGTTGGGTGGCTTGAGCCCGACCTAACTGCGCCGCGATCCGCATCAGTTGATTCAACGATTGAATTGAAGTGGGCTGCGAAGAAGGCAGGTGAAAGTGACGCTTGAGCTGAACTACGGCACGACTCGGTTCAAGCAATCGTGATCGCCAGATCGGGGGCAAGGCAAAGCGGCGGGAATAAGTGAGTGCTTGATCCGGCATTAACTCCCCATCAATTGTTGGGGAATTAATAGTCGACGGCTCTAAATTTACTTCTGACAAATAAGTGCTAGAAAGCTGCTGTAGCTGTAATTGTAGAAAATCATGCATGCGCAACCGCTCAGTAATCGCGACGGCCGTCGCCGTCCCCACCACCAGACCAATCGGCAGCACCGTTGGGAGATAGGCATTCGCATGGATCGCCAATAGCACTACAACACACCAAAGTAGTACAGAACCCACGGTGAAGATCACCTGCCATCGTACTTTCAGATAACTTAAGCCGAAGCCAAACCCTGGCATTGCGAGTAGCAAAATCAGCCCAAACCACTGGCCTGATAACGGTCGTTGCAACTGATTATTCGCTAATAGATTATGTATTGCCGTTGCGTGTAAATAGGTACCCGTAGCCGGTGGATTACGATCAAAGGGGGTGGATAAGGTATCAAATCCGGTCGCACTCACCCCAACAATCACAATTTTATCTTGAAAAACCTGGGGTGGAATCTGACCACTCAGCACATCCGCAAACGAATACTGTTGAATCTTCGGCGCCGTATTAACCCAATTTAGCCACAAATCCGTCTC encodes:
- a CDS encoding CHASE2 and HATPase_c domain-containing protein translates to TWDQRIVVIAIDDPSLQKLGRYPWNRRRFTQLMQVLNQTETSVVVFDVIFSESAAEDIDFARAIDKHGQVILAKAVDFNGLPLQPVQQLQAAALDVGHIFRLTDGDGVTRHIPLNFRGAPALSAVTLQAYGFQHAIPPLPNMETDLWLNWVNTAPKIQQYSFADVLSGQIPPQVFQDKIVIVGVSATGFDTLSTPFDRNPPATGTYLHATAIHNLLANNQLQRPLSGQWFGLILLLAMPGFGFGLSYLKVRWQVIFTVGSVLLWCVVVLLAIHANAYLPTVLPIGLVVGTATAVAITERLRMHDFLQLQLQQLSSTYLSEVNLEPSTINSPTIDGELMPDQALTYSRRFALPPIWRSRLLEPSRAVVQLKRHFHLPSSQPTSIQSLNQLMRIAAQLGRAQATQQAIAQSLSVGILAIDPQGLIWFCNDVASQWLQVNIGDDLATGLVPLWFDRSTWKHLSQRIMPQFDRAEPSLPSELCDDLGDPRQLLEGDDWPHTIKVLVNDRWFLLSFSPLQEAAALEPSITSLEAMPGLVLLIEDITSRKQIETNLERQVQELQWLAQLKDELIGRVSHELRSPITNMLMSIELLRTTENPEQRDNYLDLLETECLQERNFINDLLSLQSPVLVQPVRPLTWIRLDTWLEHLIAPFLARAVTRQQTITLEINPDLPALHADEQVLERIYQELLTNACKYSPAGAKIYCTARQQGEMIQLAVRNLGVTIAPEELPRIFEKFYRVPESDPWKQGGTGLGLSIVDRLAKQIQATIQVRSEADVTEFQLKLPIEPQLPPSPSAS